The Phycicoccus sp. M110.8 genome includes a window with the following:
- the gatA gene encoding Asp-tRNA(Asn)/Glu-tRNA(Gln) amidotransferase subunit GatA: MTTDLTRASAAELADGLARKEISSVELVQAHLDRIAAVDGAVHAFLHVDAEGALASAREVDDRRAAGDEDLHVLAGVPIAVKDVMATRGMPTTCGSRILEGWVPPYDATVVARLRAAGLPILGKTNMDEFAMGSSTEHSAYGPTHNPWDLDRIPGGSGGGSSAVVAAYEAPLAIGTDTGGSIRQPAAVTGTVGVKPTYGGVSRYGLVALASSLDQAGPCTRTVLDAALLHSVIGGHDPMDSTSIDAPAPPVVEAARRADVAGLRVGVIKELGGEGYQAGVRARFDEAVALLEGAGAEVVEVSCPSFDYALAAYYLILPSEASSNLAKFDAMRYGLRVLPEGVDAPSAEQVMAATRDAGFGDEVKRRIILGTYALSSGYYDAYYGQAQKVRRLISNDFAAAFEKVDVLVSPTSPTTAFKLGDKLADPMSMYLQDVATIPANLAGVPGMSLPSGLADEDGLPTGIQILAPATQDERLYGVGAALERMLVQSWGRPLLTQAPDLTALKGA, translated from the coding sequence GTGACCACCGACCTCACCCGCGCCTCCGCCGCGGAGCTCGCCGACGGCCTCGCCCGCAAGGAGATCAGCTCCGTCGAGCTCGTCCAGGCCCACCTCGACCGCATCGCCGCCGTCGACGGCGCCGTGCACGCCTTCCTCCACGTCGACGCCGAGGGCGCGCTCGCGAGCGCGCGCGAGGTCGACGACCGCCGCGCCGCCGGCGACGAGGACCTCCACGTCCTCGCCGGCGTGCCCATCGCCGTCAAGGACGTGATGGCCACGCGCGGTATGCCGACCACGTGCGGCTCGCGCATCCTCGAGGGCTGGGTGCCGCCGTACGACGCCACCGTGGTAGCCAGGCTGCGCGCCGCCGGGCTGCCGATCCTCGGCAAGACCAACATGGACGAGTTCGCGATGGGCTCTTCCACGGAGCACTCGGCCTACGGCCCGACCCACAACCCGTGGGACCTCGACCGCATCCCCGGCGGCTCGGGCGGTGGCTCCTCGGCCGTCGTCGCGGCATACGAGGCACCGCTGGCCATCGGCACCGACACGGGCGGCTCGATCCGCCAGCCCGCCGCGGTCACCGGCACGGTCGGCGTCAAGCCCACCTACGGCGGCGTCTCCCGCTACGGCCTCGTCGCGCTCGCCTCGAGCCTGGACCAGGCCGGTCCGTGCACCCGCACCGTGCTCGACGCGGCGCTGCTGCACTCGGTCATCGGCGGCCACGACCCGATGGACTCCACGTCGATCGACGCGCCCGCGCCGCCGGTCGTCGAGGCGGCCCGCCGGGCCGATGTCGCCGGGCTCAGGGTCGGTGTCATCAAGGAGCTCGGCGGCGAGGGCTACCAGGCCGGCGTGCGCGCCCGGTTCGACGAGGCGGTGGCCCTGCTCGAGGGCGCCGGTGCCGAGGTCGTCGAGGTGTCCTGCCCGAGCTTCGACTACGCGCTCGCGGCGTACTACCTGATCCTGCCCAGCGAGGCGTCCTCGAACCTCGCCAAGTTCGACGCCATGCGCTACGGCCTGAGGGTGCTGCCCGAGGGCGTCGACGCCCCGAGCGCCGAGCAGGTCATGGCAGCGACGCGTGACGCCGGCTTCGGCGACGAGGTGAAGCGGCGCATCATCCTGGGCACGTACGCGCTGTCCAGCGGCTACTACGACGCCTACTACGGCCAGGCGCAGAAGGTCCGACGGCTGATCTCGAACGACTTCGCCGCGGCCTTCGAGAAGGTCGACGTCCTCGTCAGCCCGACGTCGCCCACGACGGCGTTCAAGCTGGGGGACAAGCTCGCCGACCCGATGTCGATGTACCTGCAGGACGTCGCGACGATCCCGGCCAACCTCGCGGGCGTCCCCGGCATGTCTCTGCCGAGCGGCCTGGCCGACGAGGACGGGCTGCCGACCGGCATCCAGATCCTCGCGCCCGCCACCCAGGACGAGCGGCTCTACGGCGTCGGTGCGGCGCTGGAGCGGATGCTCGTCCAGAGCTGGGGCCGCCCGCTGCTGACGCAGGCCCCCGACCTGACCGCCCTGAAGGGAGCGTGA
- a CDS encoding FAD-dependent monooxygenase, with protein MTRPRPDGPDVLVVGAGPTGLALALQAAAHGARVEVVDSRDGTPRPSRALVLHPRTLELLAPLGATERLLAAGTTRVDAVLHARGRDVRVDLGDLPLPDTAHPWLLLLSQAAVEATLLGLLDERGVTVQWDTEVGDVGAGDVVGGDVRAGDVGAGDDGLQGRTVVRGRDGAVLGAARFVVGCDGAASRVRASAGIGFPGRDYRHPVVIADVDVAQPSGLSGAHVFAARDGIAFLFPLGEQAPWRLVVAGPAAGRPAGPRAGRATARTGPRAPHPPWPEPPSARELADLVRSMTDGAVTLGDVAWAELVPLRHHLARAYRRGSVLLAGDAVHVHSPAGAQGMNTGLQDACALGWRLALASTSPPGVSRLLDGYEQERRPVARLGIAWTSLAWWGESSADPVARVLRRVVVPAAAPTVAQHLDAVAPGVRVVTGLALSHRRPGFPLALRGPGPRAGSVHVGDRLPDLVLPPVPAEPPGTAEPLDGERASAPHRLYQLLDRTGHHLLLLGERAAAPPLPDAAPGLPEHWVHRVRLPAAHGGDDLARRLGTTCPAWCLVRPDQYVAAVGGG; from the coding sequence GTGACGCGGCCTCGGCCGGACGGGCCGGACGTGCTCGTGGTGGGTGCGGGACCGACCGGGCTGGCGCTCGCGCTGCAGGCGGCGGCGCACGGGGCCCGGGTGGAGGTCGTGGACAGCCGTGACGGGACGCCGAGGCCGTCGCGTGCGCTGGTCCTGCACCCGAGGACCCTCGAGCTGCTCGCGCCCCTCGGGGCCACCGAGCGCCTGCTCGCGGCGGGGACGACCCGCGTGGACGCGGTGCTGCACGCACGGGGGCGGGACGTCCGGGTCGACCTCGGCGACCTGCCGCTGCCCGACACCGCGCACCCGTGGCTGCTCCTGCTCTCCCAGGCGGCCGTGGAGGCGACGCTGCTCGGGCTGCTCGACGAGCGCGGTGTCACCGTCCAGTGGGACACGGAGGTCGGGGACGTCGGGGCTGGGGACGTCGTGGGGGGCGACGTGCGGGCGGGCGACGTGGGGGCGGGCGACGATGGGCTGCAGGGCAGGACGGTCGTGCGCGGCCGCGACGGCGCCGTCCTCGGCGCGGCACGGTTCGTGGTGGGCTGCGACGGCGCGGCGAGCAGGGTCCGCGCGAGCGCCGGGATCGGCTTCCCCGGCCGCGACTACCGCCACCCCGTCGTCATCGCCGACGTCGACGTCGCGCAGCCGTCCGGCCTGTCCGGCGCCCACGTCTTCGCCGCCCGTGACGGCATCGCGTTCCTGTTCCCGCTCGGAGAGCAGGCTCCCTGGCGGCTGGTCGTCGCCGGGCCCGCTGCCGGGCGACCGGCCGGCCCCAGAGCCGGCCGCGCCACCGCTCGGACGGGTCCGCGCGCTCCCCACCCGCCATGGCCGGAGCCGCCGTCGGCCCGGGAGCTCGCCGACCTCGTGCGGTCGATGACCGACGGAGCCGTCACCCTGGGCGACGTCGCGTGGGCCGAGCTGGTGCCGCTGCGCCACCACCTGGCCCGGGCCTACCGCCGCGGGTCGGTGCTGCTCGCCGGCGATGCCGTCCACGTGCACAGCCCGGCCGGCGCGCAGGGCATGAACACGGGCCTGCAGGACGCGTGCGCCCTCGGCTGGCGGCTCGCCCTCGCGAGCACGTCGCCGCCGGGGGTGAGCCGCCTGCTCGACGGCTACGAGCAGGAGCGGCGTCCGGTCGCCCGGCTCGGGATCGCCTGGACCTCGCTCGCCTGGTGGGGCGAGTCGTCCGCCGACCCGGTGGCCCGGGTCCTGCGGCGGGTGGTGGTCCCCGCCGCGGCGCCCACCGTCGCCCAGCACCTCGACGCCGTCGCGCCCGGGGTGCGCGTCGTCACCGGGCTGGCCCTCAGCCACCGCCGACCCGGCTTCCCCCTCGCGCTGAGGGGACCGGGTCCCCGCGCCGGCAGCGTCCACGTGGGCGACCGCCTGCCCGACCTCGTCCTGCCTCCTGTCCCGGCCGAGCCGCCCGGCACGGCCGAGCCGCTCGACGGCGAGCGAGCCAGCGCGCCGCACCGGCTGTACCAGCTGCTGGACCGGACGGGCCACCACCTGCTGCTGCTGGGCGAGCGGGCGGCCGCACCACCCCTGCCGGACGCGGCGCCCGGCCTGCCGGAGCACTGGGTCCACCGGGTCCGGCTGCCCGCCGCGCACGGCGGCGACGACCTGGCCCGCCGGCTCGGGACGACCTGCCCCGCCTGGTGCCTCGTCCGGCCCGACCAGTACGTCGCAGCGGTCGGTGGCGGGTGA
- the mce gene encoding methylmalonyl-CoA epimerase: MSDLPTELFTAIDHVGVAVRDLDEAIAFYRDTFGMELAHEEENEEQGVREAMMAVGGSGSHVQLLAPLTPESTIAKFLEKSGPGVQQVAYRVEDVEAVSQVLRDRGLRLLYDEPRRGTSNSRVNFIHPKDAGGVLVELVQPAHETH; this comes from the coding sequence ATGAGCGACCTGCCCACCGAGCTGTTCACCGCCATCGACCACGTCGGCGTCGCGGTCCGCGACCTGGACGAGGCCATCGCCTTCTACCGGGACACCTTCGGGATGGAGCTCGCGCACGAGGAGGAGAACGAGGAACAGGGTGTCCGCGAGGCGATGATGGCCGTCGGCGGCAGCGGGTCGCACGTGCAGCTGCTCGCGCCGCTCACGCCCGAGTCGACCATCGCGAAGTTCCTGGAGAAGTCCGGCCCCGGCGTGCAGCAGGTGGCCTACCGCGTCGAGGACGTCGAGGCCGTAAGCCAGGTGCTGCGCGACCGCGGGCTGCGCCTGCTCTACGACGAGCCCCGCCGGGGCACCTCGAACTCCCGGGTCAACTTCATCCACCCCAAGGACGCCGGCGGGGTGCTGGTCGAGCTGGTGCAGCCGGCCCACGAGACCCACTGA
- the ccrA gene encoding crotonyl-CoA carboxylase/reductase: protein MQEIRDAILSGDRAESTYAGLAIPESYRAVTVHKDEVGMFEGMATKEKDPRKSLHLDDVPVPELAPGEALVAVMASAINYNTVWTSIFEPVSTFGFLERYGRTSEYAKRHDLPYHVVGSDLAGVVLRVAPGVTKWKPGQEVVAHCLSVELEDADGHNDTMLDPQQRIWGFETNFGGLAELAIVKSNQLMPKPAHLSWEEAASPGLVNSTAYRQLVSKNGAQMKLGDRVLIWGASGGLGSYATQMALAGGATPVCVVSSPEKAQICRDMGAELIIDRSAEGYRFWNDDNTAQNPKEWQRLGKKIRELTGGYDVDIVFEHPGRETFGASVYVARKGGTIVTCASTSGYLHEYDNRYLWMNLKRIVSSHFANYREAWEANELINRGLIQPTLSKTYSMDEVGQAALDVHRNAHQGKVGVLTLSPEEGLGVTDPEKREALLPQINRFRNA from the coding sequence ATGCAGGAGATCCGCGACGCCATCCTCTCCGGGGACCGCGCCGAGTCCACGTACGCCGGCCTGGCCATCCCCGAGTCCTACCGCGCCGTGACGGTGCACAAGGACGAGGTGGGCATGTTCGAGGGCATGGCCACCAAGGAGAAGGACCCCCGCAAGTCGTTGCACCTCGACGACGTGCCAGTGCCCGAGCTCGCCCCCGGCGAGGCCCTCGTCGCCGTCATGGCGAGCGCGATCAACTACAACACCGTGTGGACCTCGATCTTCGAGCCGGTGTCGACGTTCGGCTTCCTCGAGCGCTACGGCCGGACGTCGGAGTACGCCAAGCGGCACGACCTGCCGTACCACGTCGTCGGCTCCGACCTCGCCGGCGTCGTGCTCCGCGTGGCCCCCGGCGTCACCAAGTGGAAGCCCGGCCAGGAGGTCGTCGCCCACTGCCTGTCGGTCGAGCTCGAGGACGCCGACGGCCACAACGACACGATGCTCGACCCGCAGCAGCGGATCTGGGGCTTCGAGACCAACTTCGGCGGCCTCGCCGAGCTCGCGATCGTGAAGTCCAACCAGCTCATGCCCAAGCCCGCCCACCTGTCGTGGGAGGAGGCGGCGTCCCCCGGCCTGGTGAACTCCACGGCATACCGCCAGCTGGTCTCCAAGAACGGCGCCCAGATGAAGCTCGGCGACCGCGTCCTCATCTGGGGCGCCTCCGGCGGCCTCGGCTCCTACGCCACCCAGATGGCGCTGGCCGGCGGCGCGACCCCCGTCTGCGTCGTCTCCTCCCCCGAGAAGGCGCAGATCTGCCGCGACATGGGCGCCGAGCTCATCATCGACCGCAGCGCCGAGGGCTACCGGTTCTGGAACGACGACAACACCGCGCAGAACCCCAAGGAGTGGCAGCGGCTCGGCAAGAAGATCCGCGAGCTGACCGGCGGCTACGACGTCGACATCGTCTTCGAGCACCCGGGGCGCGAGACCTTCGGCGCCAGCGTCTACGTCGCACGCAAGGGCGGCACGATCGTGACCTGCGCGTCGACGTCGGGCTACCTGCACGAGTACGACAACCGCTACCTGTGGATGAACCTCAAGCGGATCGTCAGCAGCCACTTCGCCAACTACCGCGAGGCGTGGGAGGCCAACGAGCTCATCAACCGGGGGCTCATCCAGCCGACCCTCTCCAAGACGTACTCGATGGACGAGGTCGGCCAGGCCGCGCTCGACGTCCACCGCAACGCCCACCAGGGCAAGGTCGGCGTGCTGACGCTCTCGCCCGAGGAGGGGCTCGGCGTCACCGACCCCGAGAAGCGCGAGGCGCTGCTGCCGCAGATCAACCGGTTCCGCAACGCCTGA
- the gatC gene encoding Asp-tRNA(Asn)/Glu-tRNA(Gln) amidotransferase subunit GatC — MSALSRDDVAHLAGLARIDLSDAELDRMVGELGVILESVAKVQEVAAQDIEPMSHPMPITNVTRPDEVRPSLGAEAALSGAPAQEQQRFAVPRILDED, encoded by the coding sequence ATGTCCGCACTGTCCCGGGACGACGTCGCGCACCTCGCCGGCCTCGCCCGCATCGACCTGTCCGATGCCGAGCTCGACCGCATGGTCGGGGAGCTCGGCGTCATCCTCGAGTCCGTGGCCAAGGTCCAGGAGGTGGCGGCGCAGGACATCGAGCCGATGTCGCACCCCATGCCCATCACGAACGTGACCCGCCCGGACGAGGTGCGCCCCTCCCTCGGCGCCGAGGCCGCCCTCTCGGGCGCGCCCGCCCAGGAGCAGCAGCGCTTCGCGGTGCCGCGCATCCTCGACGAAGACTGA